A single region of the Parasphingorhabdus litoris DSM 22379 genome encodes:
- a CDS encoding C39 family peptidase: protein MSLTPPIKNGLCPAFPPFKSGFKSLLKGGLLTLSSASLLFSSAAQAEVRLARESIGGDYYVGVMTWWDIPFRSVIRQRYDFSCGSAAIATLLTYHYDRPTSERTPFKAMWDLGNKEEIKKVGFSMLDMRNYLKSIGYRAEGFKLKPGQLIQVKRPVIVLLDIDGFKHFVVVKGQTNDQVLVGDSVLGINKYSYEEFHKYWNGIALAIVDGPITKRPIYNLAKDWNPWSTAPTDQVSAMDTIGNLTNHLPPLYQISPEFLLDVRVGTVR, encoded by the coding sequence ATGTCCCTCACTCCCCCCATAAAAAATGGCCTATGCCCCGCCTTTCCACCCTTCAAGAGCGGCTTCAAATCCCTCTTGAAGGGCGGACTACTGACTCTGTCCAGTGCCAGCCTGCTATTCAGTTCCGCAGCGCAAGCGGAAGTCCGGCTGGCCAGAGAATCTATCGGCGGAGATTATTATGTTGGCGTGATGACCTGGTGGGATATCCCGTTCCGTTCGGTCATTCGTCAACGCTATGATTTTAGCTGCGGTTCTGCAGCGATCGCAACCTTGCTCACCTATCATTATGATCGCCCCACAAGTGAGCGGACACCGTTCAAGGCGATGTGGGACCTGGGTAATAAGGAAGAGATCAAAAAGGTCGGCTTCTCGATGCTCGACATGCGTAACTATTTGAAATCCATTGGCTATCGCGCCGAGGGCTTCAAACTGAAACCGGGGCAACTTATCCAGGTCAAGCGTCCGGTCATTGTACTGCTCGACATAGATGGCTTCAAACATTTTGTCGTGGTCAAAGGCCAGACCAACGATCAGGTGCTGGTCGGCGATTCCGTACTTGGAATCAACAAATATTCATATGAAGAGTTTCATAAATATTGGAATGGTATCGCGTTAGCAATCGTCGATGGTCCGATTACCAAACGGCCCATCTATAATCTTGCGAAAGACTGGAACCCTTGGTCCACCGCGCCAACCGATCAGGTATCGGCTATGGATACCATTGGCAATCTTACCAATCACCTTCCCCCCCTGTACCAAATCTCGCCGGAATTTCTTCTCGACGTCCGGGTTGGTACCGTCAGATGA
- a CDS encoding response regulator transcription factor, with translation MNHPILTAREMEILEYIILGLSAKEVARHVEISPRTVERHVESARLKLRARNRAHMVACAVKAGFLKFTKSGVHGRYALD, from the coding sequence ATGAATCATCCCATACTCACGGCTAGAGAGATGGAAATATTGGAATATATAATATTAGGACTATCCGCCAAAGAAGTCGCTCGCCATGTCGAGATATCACCCCGCACCGTTGAGCGGCATGTAGAAAGCGCTAGACTAAAACTGCGCGCCAGAAACCGGGCGCATATGGTCGCATGTGCCGTCAAAGCGGGATTCTTAAAATTCACCAAAAGTGGAGTGCACGGAAGATATGCGCTGGATTGA
- a CDS encoding autotransporter outer membrane beta-barrel domain-containing protein, with the protein MRKFLACTSLTPIMLIAAGPVHADTEISTARTTPIATGTDNDDIRITNQGSIRPTSGTAVTVNSDHDVTNQGTVQITGSNGASGIVAEAGRSATITNSGSIVMDEDFTPEDTDDDGDLDGPFAQGRDRFGIRTLGALNGSVVNSGTITIEGNNSAAISLEGPLTGSLNQSGTITVTGNDSVGIRAGAVSGNVTIRGSVTARGEDAVGVTITGPVGGALLIQGQINTTGYRSTARPNDVSNLDADDLLQGGPALSISDDIAGGILFDVRPPNNDPDEDDEDGDGIDDDEEGNAAVTSLGEAPAVQIGSTSDTVTIGAVAGDAADGNGIVINGTMRGSGVYDGVAGNALVVGGLGGVTEIAGGILINGTVRAQSADDDATAIRIGDLTTVPKITNNGEISASGGDGDNSSVYAIMIEENASLDSVSNSRTISAEAAGDGSAGAIIDRSGAVNLIENSGTIEAISEKSGVGKAIAIDLSENDGGATVRQFAREDAAAPSIAGEVRFGAGNDIFDIADGSVVGRLDFGGGADRLTVSDGASFRGSFAGTADAAINVNGGTLVVTNTAGVDVTSLNVTDEGTLGVTIDGRSGSFTQFRVAGIANFDEGTKLEIDLDSVSESEGRYQIVDAGTLTGSENLESDGVVSSYMFKSSVSGDDDEGAVWVDIKRKTAAELNLTRSQASAYDEIFKVLDNDEAVASGFLNATTAEIFDETIQQMLPDHAGGVFATVSQGSRSTARFLTDPVAPYSDQGGWGFWLQQTVWDLSKDRGQTDSYDITGLGTTAGIEIETGSIGNFGISLGYLNSNDSDDDAANEVDSDQYEFAAYWRARWGGLRAFARGSYAKVDFESQRRFETKVEGDDQPAPRFAVADWSGDLYSLAGGLAYELDIGRVSLRPSVSVDYYNLSEDGYEETEGGDAFNLIVEERESDELALNTTLAAALNFGDTERDGVWFRVEAEGGYRQIIGGEIGDTIARFEDGDAFTLSPDTRTDGWLGGLRLVSGTGNLLFAGEVSAEEQLKDEVSVGVRLSLRIGF; encoded by the coding sequence ATGCGCAAATTTCTCGCCTGTACCAGTCTCACTCCGATTATGTTGATAGCCGCTGGTCCGGTTCATGCTGATACAGAGATCAGCACCGCCCGTACAACACCGATTGCAACAGGCACGGATAATGATGACATTCGGATAACGAACCAGGGTTCCATCCGGCCAACCAGTGGAACGGCCGTGACCGTAAACAGCGATCATGATGTGACCAATCAGGGAACGGTTCAAATTACCGGATCCAATGGTGCAAGCGGTATCGTGGCAGAGGCCGGGCGCTCGGCCACCATCACCAATAGCGGTTCGATAGTGATGGATGAAGATTTCACGCCAGAGGATACGGATGACGACGGAGATCTTGACGGACCCTTCGCACAAGGTCGCGACCGTTTTGGTATCCGGACATTGGGTGCGCTCAACGGTTCAGTGGTCAATAGCGGAACAATTACAATAGAAGGCAATAACAGCGCTGCTATATCACTGGAAGGTCCGCTGACCGGCTCGCTCAACCAAAGCGGGACCATAACTGTGACTGGTAATGACAGTGTCGGAATTCGTGCTGGCGCTGTATCAGGCAATGTGACGATACGCGGTTCGGTTACGGCGCGCGGCGAAGATGCTGTTGGTGTAACAATCACCGGGCCAGTTGGTGGCGCTCTGTTGATACAGGGGCAAATTAATACCACCGGTTATCGCAGCACAGCACGGCCTAATGATGTTTCCAATCTGGACGCGGATGATTTGCTGCAAGGTGGTCCGGCGCTCTCCATTTCAGACGATATTGCTGGCGGCATATTATTCGATGTCCGTCCACCCAATAATGACCCGGATGAGGATGATGAAGACGGAGACGGTATTGATGATGACGAGGAAGGCAATGCAGCCGTTACATCCCTTGGAGAAGCGCCAGCTGTGCAGATCGGGTCGACCAGTGATACGGTAACCATCGGTGCGGTAGCCGGTGACGCAGCAGACGGTAACGGGATTGTAATTAATGGAACGATGCGGGGCAGCGGTGTCTATGATGGTGTCGCTGGTAACGCTTTGGTGGTCGGCGGACTCGGCGGGGTCACGGAAATTGCTGGTGGCATCCTGATCAATGGGACCGTTCGCGCGCAATCTGCTGATGACGATGCTACTGCTATCCGTATTGGTGATCTTACAACCGTGCCGAAGATCACCAACAATGGTGAGATCAGCGCCAGTGGTGGTGATGGTGACAATTCTTCTGTCTATGCCATTATGATAGAAGAAAACGCTTCGCTTGATTCGGTTTCCAATAGCCGAACGATCAGTGCCGAAGCAGCGGGGGATGGGTCAGCGGGCGCGATTATTGATCGATCTGGCGCCGTGAATCTGATCGAAAATAGCGGGACCATCGAAGCTATCAGTGAAAAAAGCGGTGTCGGCAAAGCTATTGCTATCGATCTGTCTGAAAATGATGGTGGTGCGACTGTGCGGCAGTTTGCAAGAGAGGATGCTGCTGCTCCATCCATTGCTGGTGAAGTCCGTTTTGGGGCTGGCAATGATATTTTCGATATTGCTGATGGCTCGGTTGTCGGGCGATTGGATTTCGGCGGCGGCGCTGATCGTTTGACTGTGTCAGACGGCGCTTCGTTTCGCGGATCGTTTGCAGGAACGGCAGACGCCGCGATCAATGTCAATGGCGGCACCTTGGTGGTAACCAATACTGCTGGGGTCGATGTGACATCGCTCAATGTTACAGATGAAGGTACGCTTGGCGTGACCATTGACGGCCGGTCCGGAAGTTTCACCCAATTCCGCGTCGCGGGCATCGCTAATTTTGACGAAGGTACAAAGTTGGAGATCGATCTGGACAGCGTAAGCGAGTCGGAAGGGCGTTATCAGATTGTCGATGCTGGCACGCTGACCGGTAGCGAGAATCTGGAGTCTGACGGCGTCGTCTCTTCCTATATGTTTAAGAGCAGCGTATCAGGTGACGATGACGAAGGTGCGGTCTGGGTTGATATCAAACGCAAGACCGCAGCGGAGTTGAACCTTACACGGTCACAAGCCAGTGCTTACGACGAGATATTCAAGGTGCTCGACAATGACGAAGCCGTGGCCTCTGGCTTTTTGAATGCCACGACGGCAGAGATATTTGACGAGACCATCCAGCAGATGCTGCCCGACCATGCTGGCGGCGTTTTTGCGACGGTCAGCCAGGGTTCGCGCTCGACCGCCCGCTTCCTGACCGATCCGGTTGCGCCTTATAGCGACCAGGGCGGCTGGGGATTCTGGTTACAGCAGACTGTCTGGGATCTGTCCAAAGACCGTGGTCAGACTGATAGCTATGATATTACCGGTCTCGGCACGACTGCTGGTATTGAGATTGAGACAGGTAGTATCGGCAATTTCGGTATTTCTCTCGGTTATCTCAACAGCAATGACAGCGATGATGACGCCGCGAACGAGGTCGATAGCGACCAATATGAGTTTGCCGCCTATTGGCGGGCTCGCTGGGGCGGCTTGCGCGCTTTTGCAAGAGGTTCCTATGCCAAGGTGGACTTTGAATCGCAGCGCCGGTTCGAAACAAAAGTCGAAGGCGATGATCAGCCAGCGCCGCGTTTTGCCGTCGCGGATTGGTCTGGTGATTTGTACAGCCTGGCCGGCGGCTTGGCCTATGAATTGGACATCGGGCGGGTTTCCCTGCGTCCTTCCGTATCGGTCGACTATTATAATCTGTCCGAAGACGGTTATGAAGAAACCGAAGGCGGTGATGCATTTAATCTGATTGTTGAAGAGCGTGAAAGCGATGAGCTGGCGCTGAACACTACATTGGCCGCCGCGTTGAACTTTGGTGATACCGAACGTGACGGCGTGTGGTTTCGCGTTGAAGCTGAGGGCGGTTATCGCCAGATAATCGGCGGCGAAATTGGCGATACAATCGCGCGGTTTGAAGATGGTGATGCCTTCACACTATCCCCTGATACCCGGACCGATGGTTGGCTCGGCGGATTACGGCTGGTCAGCGGCACGGGCAATCTTCTTTTCGCTGGCGAGGTCAGCGCGGAAGAACAGTTAAAGGATGAGGTTTCCGTTGGCGTCCGCTTGTCCTTGCGGATCGGATTCTAA
- a CDS encoding aldose 1-epimerase — protein sequence MISLRNNEISLIVNPLRGGGILKFDWRGEAIFWPARDDDCDPLGLANFVLVPFSNRIANGQFSFDGTSVNIPPNHPPASSIHAIHGHGWTEAWEVIAQSNDMLHLRYQHIADSWPWDYVAEQQIALTADGYIHGVSLTNASQSNMPAGLGLHPYFPRAGARLHTVFGGVWDVTEDGLPTDWFVCTGSYDLSADHPVDTVFTGRKSALEFEWPSHRLTMTPNADLPETHIYAPEGEDYFCVEPVSHMTDAINRGGLKILAPGESWSTQVAFSVTPKVSVPK from the coding sequence ATGATCTCGCTTCGCAACAATGAAATTAGCCTCATCGTCAATCCATTGCGTGGTGGCGGAATCCTGAAATTTGATTGGCGAGGCGAGGCGATATTCTGGCCGGCTCGAGATGATGATTGCGACCCGCTTGGACTAGCAAATTTTGTTCTGGTGCCTTTTTCCAATCGGATCGCAAACGGGCAATTTTCATTCGATGGCACATCTGTCAATATACCGCCCAATCATCCGCCTGCATCGTCCATCCATGCCATCCATGGCCATGGATGGACCGAGGCTTGGGAAGTTATTGCACAATCGAACGATATGTTGCACCTGCGCTACCAGCATATTGCCGACAGCTGGCCCTGGGATTATGTCGCTGAACAGCAAATCGCGCTGACCGCAGACGGCTATATCCATGGTGTGTCCCTTACCAATGCAAGCCAGAGCAACATGCCGGCAGGTCTGGGTCTGCACCCTTATTTTCCGCGCGCCGGTGCCAGATTACACACCGTTTTTGGCGGCGTATGGGATGTAACAGAGGATGGTCTTCCGACCGATTGGTTTGTTTGCACCGGTTCCTATGACCTCTCGGCAGATCATCCGGTCGACACGGTTTTTACGGGCCGTAAAAGTGCCTTGGAATTTGAGTGGCCAAGCCACAGGCTCACTATGACGCCGAATGCAGACCTACCCGAAACGCATATCTATGCGCCCGAGGGAGAAGATTATTTCTGCGTCGAGCCGGTAAGCCACATGACGGACGCGATCAATCGCGGTGGTTTGAAGATACTCGCACCTGGCGAAAGCTGGTCAACGCAAGTCGCATTTTCGGTAACACCGAAAGTCAGCGTGCCGAAATAG
- a CDS encoding FecR family protein, translating into MADKYDIIRDQAVAWAIRTRSADFADWEDFTLWLEADPLHNKAYEQLLSAEDQYVDLIEDAVSNNESATVPPQPANDEFVAPGIEPNRRRVLFGAIAASLVVAVSAGMWTQMPQPYDIITAPGQREIVALPDGSKISLNGDTKIALDHKKPRYARLEHGEALFTVVHDDDRPFIVDTADIRLVDAGTEFNVISNAQTLDVAVSEGLVIFNPDRENVSLAAGKRLYRPTPESRATVSTVAVQQVGAWRTGRLSFAGETMNEVAEALGRNLGADITVSERIAARPFSGVIQISDGDAQNMEPIAAVLGVQAKKQGKGWILIGDDAVP; encoded by the coding sequence ATGGCTGATAAATACGACATTATCCGGGATCAGGCTGTTGCCTGGGCAATCCGCACGCGCTCCGCTGATTTTGCTGATTGGGAGGACTTTACCCTGTGGCTGGAAGCAGACCCGCTGCACAACAAGGCCTATGAGCAACTGCTCAGCGCGGAAGACCAATATGTTGATCTCATAGAAGATGCTGTATCAAATAACGAAAGTGCAACGGTTCCTCCCCAGCCAGCCAATGACGAGTTTGTGGCACCTGGCATAGAGCCGAATCGTCGGCGCGTATTGTTTGGAGCGATTGCGGCATCATTGGTTGTTGCGGTGAGCGCCGGAATGTGGACGCAGATGCCGCAACCTTATGACATCATAACAGCCCCGGGTCAGCGCGAAATTGTGGCCCTTCCCGATGGCAGTAAAATCTCGCTAAATGGTGATACAAAAATTGCATTGGATCACAAAAAGCCACGCTATGCGCGATTAGAACATGGGGAGGCGCTATTTACGGTGGTCCATGATGATGACAGACCTTTCATTGTTGATACGGCCGATATTCGCCTCGTCGATGCTGGCACAGAGTTTAATGTCATTAGCAACGCTCAAACTCTTGATGTTGCTGTTTCAGAGGGTTTGGTCATCTTTAACCCGGACCGTGAGAATGTCAGTCTGGCGGCGGGAAAGCGTTTGTATCGCCCGACCCCAGAAAGCCGAGCGACTGTTTCGACTGTTGCTGTTCAACAAGTCGGTGCATGGCGAACCGGTCGTCTCAGCTTTGCCGGCGAAACGATGAACGAAGTTGCCGAGGCGCTGGGCCGAAACCTCGGGGCCGATATTACAGTGTCAGAGCGTATTGCAGCACGTCCGTTTAGCGGTGTGATCCAGATCAGCGATGGCGATGCGCAAAATATGGAACCGATTGCGGCAGTGCTCGGTGTTCAAGCAAAAAAACAAGGAAAGGGTTGGATTTTGATCGGGGATGATGCGGTACCATAA
- the eda gene encoding bifunctional 4-hydroxy-2-oxoglutarate aldolase/2-dehydro-3-deoxy-phosphogluconate aldolase translates to MRSAPVIPVLVIEDVSTARPIAEALVAGGLPILEVTLRTDCALEAIAEMKKVEGAIVGAGTVLNDAHLSSAIDAGSEFIVSPGLTEALVESAFKRDAPLLPGISNASDIMRGMDMGLKHFKFFPAEASGGTAALKAIAGPFKDCLFCPTGGINAKTAGDWLALDAVLCVGGSWIVPKWTRDFNHVKQLALAAAAISAR, encoded by the coding sequence ATGCGTTCCGCCCCGGTGATACCCGTGCTGGTTATCGAAGATGTTTCGACGGCACGTCCCATTGCCGAGGCCTTGGTGGCTGGCGGGCTTCCCATATTGGAAGTCACCTTGCGCACAGATTGCGCGCTCGAGGCCATTGCCGAGATGAAAAAGGTTGAAGGCGCTATTGTCGGCGCCGGTACGGTGTTAAACGATGCTCATCTGAGTTCTGCAATAGATGCTGGTTCTGAATTTATCGTATCACCCGGCCTGACCGAAGCCCTGGTCGAGTCCGCATTTAAGCGTGATGCGCCGCTTCTTCCTGGTATTTCGAACGCCAGCGATATCATGCGCGGTATGGACATGGGGTTGAAGCATTTTAAATTTTTCCCTGCCGAAGCATCTGGCGGTACGGCGGCTTTAAAAGCAATCGCTGGCCCGTTTAAGGATTGCCTGTTCTGTCCAACTGGCGGAATCAATGCCAAAACCGCAGGCGATTGGCTGGCTCTTGATGCGGTACTCTGTGTTGGCGGTAGCTGGATTGTACCCAAGTGGACACGGGATTTTAATCATGTCAAACAGCTGGCGCTCGCCGCTGCGGCTATTTCGGCACGCTGA
- a CDS encoding RNA polymerase sigma factor has protein sequence MKYQKLQTVFLAQRDALLRFLRARGAGDNAEDILQDLWLKLSDTDDSNVTNPVPYLYRAANNAMHDRYRKDERARQRDNDWSDINRGTGDASDLPLPDRALIANQQLAAVEERIGKEGPRVFGIFRRFRIDGIGQRQIAEELGISLSAVEKDLQKAYRALAAWKDGEEV, from the coding sequence ATGAAGTATCAGAAACTTCAGACTGTTTTCCTTGCGCAGCGCGATGCACTTTTGCGTTTTTTGCGCGCGCGTGGAGCGGGCGACAATGCCGAGGATATCTTGCAGGACCTATGGCTTAAGCTGTCCGACACGGATGACAGTAATGTCACCAACCCAGTGCCTTACCTGTATCGCGCCGCCAATAATGCCATGCATGACCGCTATCGCAAGGATGAGCGCGCACGGCAGCGGGACAATGACTGGAGCGATATTAATCGAGGAACCGGGGATGCTTCTGATCTGCCGCTTCCCGACCGTGCACTAATCGCTAACCAACAGCTAGCGGCTGTCGAGGAACGCATTGGGAAGGAAGGTCCACGCGTATTCGGCATTTTTCGCCGCTTTCGTATCGATGGTATCGGTCAACGCCAGATAGCCGAGGAATTGGGGATCAGCTTGAGTGCGGTCGAGAAGGATTTGCAGAAAGCTTATCGCGCATTGGCTGCATGGAAAGACGGGGAGGAGGTATGA
- a CDS encoding TonB-dependent receptor domain-containing protein — protein MMRYHNSIAAAVLGVAIAAPAHADSQVEVNIAAGRLDSAIFVLGEQAGISIGLADPRMGARRVPGIKGRMTSHQALTRLLAGSGTRPQRVDARHWRIVAIPKRNKRAKRKEKRRAYAAAKPLPSPPVIHPEIVVTGQLVHNNIQTDAAGSRLSLSLDDIGPSAEVRGTDALLETLPSLSSTQLGPGRNRLFIRGIADSSFNGPNQAVSGQYLGEARLNYNAPDPDLRLIDLNRIEVYQGPQGTRFGAGTLGGVIKMVPNAVQLNEVSGKASLAFAATQHGDPSADANATFNIPLIDGSMGIRTSIYGGRQGGYIDDRRRGLKDVNRMDTIGGRFMFRADPGAGWTVDVMAAGQEIDGRDGQYADREGDKLDRATPFAQPYRNRFALGQLVVRKQWDEMELITAINVVDQKVSETFDLTLPAFEPFFPEQPGLFRQRGNIRLFTSETRLSRSLDNGGSWFLGTSLVNNRYRIRRSVESEFFNNGIAGIENETNEATAFGEITWPLSNRLMVNVGGRISHVWLDGKAMDLPTFALVALDTGSKRNQTDFLPSFGVQYQVAKGLTGHVRYQEGFRAAGIAVRDDQVERFRNDKVAAIEAGLVFSSGGETGFDAGISVAHTKWDDIQADLIGNDGLPGTLNIGRGRIWTIDGTMNWRPLPGLSIEASAIWSNSRLTEPAETVVVGEPEAEFADELPEGAVFVQSNNLPNVSDFSGRMAIGYTSALSDDLDLSLSAWGRYIGESRLGIGPILDVKQGDFIDTGLSASLDFGRRSIWLEASNVFNATGNRFALGSPFTLPFGDQITPLRPRTIRIGFDAKF, from the coding sequence ATGATGCGGTACCATAACAGTATAGCGGCCGCTGTATTGGGTGTTGCCATTGCTGCACCTGCTCATGCCGACAGTCAGGTTGAAGTGAATATTGCCGCAGGTCGTCTCGACTCTGCGATTTTTGTGCTTGGGGAACAAGCAGGAATAAGCATTGGTCTTGCTGATCCGCGCATGGGTGCACGGCGCGTTCCGGGCATCAAAGGCCGGATGACTTCCCATCAAGCGCTGACTCGTTTGCTGGCCGGAAGCGGCACTAGGCCTCAGCGAGTCGACGCCCGCCACTGGCGAATTGTAGCAATACCCAAACGCAATAAGCGCGCCAAACGAAAAGAGAAAAGACGTGCCTATGCAGCGGCAAAGCCATTGCCATCGCCGCCAGTTATCCATCCCGAAATTGTGGTAACGGGGCAGCTTGTACACAATAATATTCAAACCGATGCCGCAGGCAGCCGCCTGTCGTTATCATTGGATGATATAGGGCCATCTGCAGAAGTTCGGGGCACGGACGCCCTGTTGGAAACGCTACCCAGTCTTAGTTCGACGCAATTGGGTCCGGGGCGCAATCGTCTGTTTATCCGCGGTATCGCCGATTCCAGTTTCAATGGGCCCAATCAAGCCGTTTCTGGTCAATATCTCGGTGAAGCACGGCTCAACTATAACGCGCCGGATCCGGATTTGCGGCTAATCGACCTGAACCGCATCGAAGTTTATCAAGGGCCGCAAGGTACTCGTTTCGGGGCTGGTACGCTGGGCGGAGTTATTAAAATGGTACCCAATGCGGTGCAGCTTAATGAGGTGAGCGGAAAAGCATCGCTTGCATTTGCCGCCACGCAACATGGCGATCCATCAGCAGATGCCAATGCCACTTTCAATATTCCATTGATCGATGGCTCCATGGGCATTCGCACGTCAATCTATGGCGGCCGCCAAGGCGGTTATATTGATGATCGGCGGCGCGGCCTGAAAGATGTCAACCGGATGGATACCATAGGTGGGCGGTTCATGTTTCGCGCGGATCCCGGTGCGGGGTGGACGGTGGACGTCATGGCAGCCGGACAGGAAATTGACGGACGCGATGGCCAATATGCAGACCGGGAAGGTGACAAGCTCGATCGCGCAACACCGTTTGCGCAACCCTATCGTAATCGATTTGCGCTTGGTCAGCTGGTTGTTCGTAAACAATGGGATGAAATGGAGCTGATCACGGCAATAAATGTTGTGGATCAGAAAGTATCTGAGACATTTGATCTAACGCTACCGGCGTTTGAACCGTTTTTCCCTGAACAGCCTGGTTTGTTTCGTCAGCGCGGAAATATCCGGCTTTTCACATCGGAGACGCGGTTGTCCCGATCCCTGGATAATGGCGGTAGCTGGTTCTTGGGGACCAGTCTGGTCAATAACCGCTATCGGATCAGGCGATCCGTGGAGAGTGAATTCTTTAACAATGGCATTGCCGGGATAGAAAATGAGACGAACGAAGCGACGGCTTTTGGTGAAATTACCTGGCCACTGTCAAACAGATTGATGGTGAATGTCGGTGGCCGGATCAGTCACGTGTGGCTGGATGGAAAAGCAATGGATTTGCCGACCTTTGCGCTGGTTGCGTTGGACACCGGCTCGAAGCGAAACCAGACTGATTTTCTGCCGTCCTTTGGAGTGCAGTATCAGGTTGCAAAAGGCCTGACCGGTCATGTGCGCTATCAGGAAGGTTTTCGCGCCGCCGGTATTGCTGTGCGTGACGATCAGGTGGAACGGTTCCGCAATGACAAGGTTGCCGCGATCGAGGCTGGGTTGGTTTTCAGCAGTGGCGGCGAGACCGGTTTCGATGCCGGTATCTCTGTGGCGCATACCAAATGGGACGACATTCAGGCGGACTTGATTGGTAATGATGGCTTGCCCGGCACGTTGAATATCGGGCGCGGCCGGATATGGACCATCGATGGTACAATGAACTGGCGGCCGCTGCCCGGCTTGTCGATTGAGGCAAGTGCCATTTGGTCCAATAGCCGTTTGACCGAGCCGGCGGAAACCGTTGTCGTCGGTGAACCCGAAGCTGAATTTGCCGATGAGCTGCCGGAAGGGGCGGTATTCGTTCAGAGCAACAATCTCCCCAATGTGTCAGATTTTTCAGGCCGAATGGCAATTGGATATACCAGCGCCCTATCCGACGATTTGGATCTCTCGCTATCTGCTTGGGGACGTTATATCGGGGAATCGCGTCTAGGTATCGGTCCTATATTGGATGTGAAACAAGGCGATTTCATCGATACGGGTCTGTCGGCCAGCCTTGATTTCGGCCGGCGGTCTATCTGGCTCGAAGCATCCAATGTTTTTAATGCGACCGGTAATCGCTTTGCCTTGGGATCGCCCTTTACGTTGCCATTCGGCGACCAGATCACGCCGCTACGTCCGCGCACCATAAGAATTGGTTTCGACGCCAAATTCTAA